The genomic DNA ACACCTAACGGACGGAAACAACGAAATAGTGGACAGCCTGATGAAGGACGAGGAAGGTAAACACCACCTTCGTGTTACTCAGCGACTACGCCTCGATCAACCCAAGTTGGAAGATGTGCAGTAGCGCATATCGACGTCATCGTCGCACGCAATCTTCCTCGGCCTGCCGGGATCGACGTCATCGGTAGCATCATCGGATGATGCCAGCGTTCAGACGCGTCCACTGCGTAATCTCGTGTCCTACctgaagcagaaagaagcggCCGGCGTTATATCCTTACTCAATAAGGAAACGGAAGCAACCGGTGTGCTCTACTCATTCCCGCCATGCGATTTTTCGACAGAATTGTTGAAACGAACATGTCACAACCTCACCGAGGAGGGACTGAAGGAAGACCATCTGGTAATCGTGGTGGTCCGAGGAGGAACAATCCTCTGAAATGCCTTCTTTCTGgaattgcagcaactagtccatatctgctctaaaaatttgtttgtaaataagtaaaaaaataagtaaaataataagtaaataaatgtaaataagtaaaataaaataagtaaaaaagtcggctggttagttgattaattgttttgttggttgcttggttgattggttaatgttgattggtagcttgcttaaatggttggttgtttgattagttagttgattgattcgttggttatttggttagttggttgctgcttgatttgttagtaggaagaatggttgattggttggtttctttttgtttattgattacttgattggttggtaatttggttgattggttgcttgactgattgattgattggttggtcggctcgtTAGTTTATATGTtgatttgttggttgcttgaatggttgattagttggttggttgaatgattgcctggttgattggtagcttgcttgaatggtgggttgcttgattgcttggttgattggtagtttgcttgaattatttgattgttatttggttatttggttatttgattgattgctgcttgatttgttagatggtagaataattgattggttggttgattgcttgcttgattggttggtc from Armigeres subalbatus isolate Guangzhou_Male unplaced genomic scaffold, GZ_Asu_2 Contig2088, whole genome shotgun sequence includes the following:
- the LOC134203748 gene encoding RNA-binding protein spenito-like, with amino-acid sequence MMNGVDQEPMANMIHAVVLDHVNQESIDLAPVHRGDAVRLIRLLIGMRISTSSSHAIFLGLPGSTSSVASSDDASVQTRPLRNLVSYLKQKEAAGVISLLNKETEATGVLYSFPPCDFSTELLKRTCHNLTEEGLKEDHLVIVVVRGGTIL